Sequence from the Desulfonispora thiosulfatigenes DSM 11270 genome:
GTTTCTATTGCTTTTACAGTTGCCTCAATATCCCCTGTATGTCCAACCATATCAGGATTTGCAAAATTAAGCAAAATAAATCCATATTTTTCTGTATTTATTTCTTCAATTAATTTCTGTGTTACTAATTCCGCGCTCATTTCTGGCTGTAAATTATAAGTTGCAACCTTTGGAGAAGGAATTAAGACTCTTTCTTCACCAGGATTGGGGTCTTCTACACCACCATTAAAGAAAAAGGTAACATGGGCATACTTTTCAGTTTCTGCTATTCTTAATTGTTTTATACCTTCGGCGCTTAATACTTCACCTAAAGTGTTTTTTAAATTTTGAGGCGAGAAGATTACTGGTGCTTTGATATCCTTATCATATTGAGTCATGCAGACATAATGTATATTTGTACAACTTTCACTTCGCTTAAAATATGTAAAATCTTTATCAACAAAAACTCTAGATATTTCACGTGCCCTATCTGCTCTAAAGTTATAAAATACAACAACATCATCTTGTTTAATCTGTGCTATGGATTCACCTTTTTGATCTACTATGACAGTAGGTTTAATAAATTCATCTATTATCTTTTTATCATAAGATTGTTCAATAGCAGACTTAGCTAGAGGCGCTTTATCTCCTTCACCTAAAACCATAGCCTTATAAGCAAGCTCTACTCTATCCCAACGATTGTCTCTATCCATAGCATAGTATCTACCCATAATGGTTGCTATTTTACCCCTACCTAATTCCTGTAATTTATCTTCTAATTGTTCGATATATGTAATAGAACTAGTAGGAGAAACATCTCTTCCATCTAAAAAAGCATGAATAAATATATCATTTATCCCCATTTCACTTGCTATGTCAAGCAATGCAAATAAATGCTGGATATGACTATGTACTCCTCCATCAGATAATAGCCCTAGTAAATGTAAAGGTTTATTTTCATTTTTGCATTTTTCTAGAGCCTCTTTTAAAACAGGGTTAGAGGCTAATGTCTTTTCTCGTACTGCCTTATTAATTCTCGTTAATTCTTGATATACTACTCTTCCAGCACCAATATTTAAATGTCCAACTTCTGAGTTACCCATTTGACCATCAGGCAATCCGACATTCTCACCAGATGCTTTCAAATTAGCATGGGGATATTTATTCCAAATACTATCAAAATTGGGTTTTTTCGCTCTACTTATGGCATTACTATTAGGGTCATCGCACTCAGATAACCCCCAGCCATCTAACACAATTAATGCTAATGGTCTCATTAAACTTACCCCTTATAATTAACGATTTGAGCAAAACTAGTGGCTTCTAGACTAGCACCACCAACTAAAGCTCCATCAATGTTATCTTTAGACATTAAATCTTTAATATTTTCAGGATTAACACTTCCACCATATTGAATCCTTACCTTTTGCGCCGCTTCTATATCAAATATTTCTGCAATAATACTTCTAATTCCTTTAATTGTTTCTTCTGCATCTTCTGGAGATGCTGTTTTTCCTGTTCCTATAGCCCAAATAGGTTCATATGCAATAATAATTTTAGGTAAATTTTCTTTGGGAACACCTTGGATAGCTGATTCTATTTGAGTTTTGCATTTTGTTAGAGTAGCTCCTGATTCTCTTTCTTCTAATGTTTCACCTATACAAAGAATAGGAGTTAATCCTACTACTAATGCCTTTTCTAGCTTTTGTTTAATAAACTCATCAGTTTCGTTAAATATTTGACGTCTTTCTGAATGACCTATAATAACATATTTAATACCAAGATTTAAAAGCATTTCAGCAGAAATTTCACCAGTAAATGCTCCTTGGTTAATAGGATACATATTTTGAGCACCAAGTCCTATTTGCTCATTTTTAAGTTCTTCACTAAGTGATTCTAATGAAGTATATGGTACACATAAAACTATTTCAACTTCAGTATTTTTTTCGACTAAAGGTTTGAATTGTTTAACAAAATTCTTTGCCTCATTTGTTGTTTTGTACATTTTCCAATTTGCTGCAATTACTGGTTTACGCACAATATTATCCCCCTAAATTATCTATTTATCATTTAATATTTTTACACCTGGTAGTTCTTTTCCTTCTAAGAATTCTAAAGATGCTCCACCACCAGTAGAGATATGAGTTATGTTACCATCTAAACCTGCTTGCTTTACAGCGGCAACTGAATCTCCTCCACCAATTATTGAAATTGCATCTAAACTAGCCACCTTTTGTGCAATAGCTTTAGTACCTTTACTGAATTCTTCTACTTCAAATACACCCATTGGTCCATTCCAAAAAACAAGTTTTGCACCTTCTAAAGACTTTGTATATAAATCTATTGTATCCTGTCCAATGTCCAGCACCATTTTATCACTTGGTATACTGTCAATGGAAACATTTAGTATTTCACTTCTATCTTCAATTGAATTAGCTACTACTGCATCTATCGGAGTTAAAAGCTTCACGCCTTTTTCTTTGGCCTTTTGGATTAATTCCGTAGCCAATTGTACTTTACTTTCTTCTAATAAAGATTTTCCTATTTTATAATTTTTGGCCTTAAGAAAAGTATTTGCCATTCCTCCCCCAATAATTAAAGCGTCCACTTTATTAACTAAGTTTTCAATTACTCCTATTTTATCTGATATCTTAGCTCCGCCAATAATTGCTACATATGGTTTTGGAGGATTATCAATAGCTCTACTTAATTCCCTCAATTCTTTTTCTAATAAAAATCCCGCTACTGCCGGAAGATATTCCGCTACACCAGTAGTAGAAGAATGAGCACGATGAGCTGTTCCAAATGCATCATTAACGTAGATTTCTGCTAAGCTTGCTAATTCTTTTGTGAACTCCGAATCATTTTTTGTTTCACCTGGATTAAATCTTACGTTTTCTAATAGGATAACATCTCCATCTTCCATGTTATCGATAACATTCTTGGTTTCTTCCCCTACTGTTTCCGGAGTTTTGATAACCTTTTTACCAATAAGTTCCCCTAGTCTATTAGCTACTTCATCTAAACGAAATTCATCCATCACATTTCCCTTAGGCCTACCTAAGTGGGTCACTAGAATAACTTTCGCACCTTGTTCATGCAAATAATTTATTGTTGGCAGAGCTGCCTTAATTCGAGTATCATCAGTGATCTTTCCTTTATCTCGTGGAACATTAAAATCTACCCTCACTAAAACCTTTTTTCCTTTTACCTCAATATCCTTAACCGTCTTTTTATCCATTACTTGCCTCCTGTTTATTTACTAACCCCATCCGATTTTTTATCAGTGTAGGAGCAACTATTGTTATATATATATTATAGTTGCTTTTTTATTCTTTCAAATAATAATTTTATAATAATAAATCTTTAATATTCCTATTATACCCTTCATTTCTTACAAACATAATTCTATTCGTTTAATTTTACTGAATTCCTCTTTTTTAAAAAAGTCTGCTCTTTTTTAAAATAATAGTAAGGTTTTATATAAATAAATTTTAGCCATCGGTTGAACCGATGGCTAAAATTCAATCTAACTTATTTCCTATATATTGTATTAAATCAACTACACGACAAGAATAACCCCACTCATTATCATACCAAGCAACTACTTTAACTAAATTATCCTCTATTACATGGGTTGATAAGGCATCTACTATCGAAGAGTGACTATCACCATTGTAGTCTCTAGATACTAAAGGCTCATCTGAGTAACCTAAAAACCCTTGCAATTCATTTTCGCTTGCATTCTTCAAAGCCATATTTAATTCTTCAACAGTAACATTTTCTTCTAATTCTGCTACTAAGTCAACCACTGAAACATTTGGTGTAGGTACTCTCATCGCAAAACCATTTAATTTTCCCTTTAACTCTGGCAAAACCAAGGCAACAGCCCTTGCAGCTCCAGTTGTTGTAGGAATTATGGACATTCCAGCTGCTCTTGCTCTTCTTAAATCACGATGAGGTAAATCAAGAATGTTTTGGTCATTAGTATATGAATGTACGGTAGTCATTAAACCTCTTTTAATTTTAAAATTATCATGGATTACCTTTACAAACGTTGCTAAACAGTTAGTTGTACAAGAAGCATTAGAAATTATATGATGGCTTTGAGGATCATATTTTTCCTGGTTAACTCCCATAACAATTGTAATATCTTCATTTTTAGCTGGTGCAGAAATGATAACCTTTTTTGCTCCTGCTTCAATATGTTTACTAGACTGTTCTTTAGAGGTAAATCTTCCTGTTGATTCAACTACAATATCTACCCCTAGTTCCTTCCAAGGCAAATTAGCTGGATCTTTTTCTGCTAAAACCTTAACTTCTTTGCCATCAACAATTATCGCATCTTCCTTAACTTCTACCTTGCTAGGAAATCTTCCATGAACTGAATCAAATTTAAGTAAATGAGCCAAAGTTTTAGCATCAGTTAAATCATTCACGGCTACAATTTCAATATTTTCATTATCAAATGCTGCCCTATAAACATTACGTCCTATTCTTCCAAAACCATTTATACCTACTTTTACTTTCATATTCATACCTCCTTGAATTTAGCTTTCCTGAGGATACCTTACTTTGTTTCGAAGATTTCCAAGATGCTTCTAGCCGCTCCTTCATCAGTGATTAAACAATCAATAAATCCTGCCTTTGTAACTGCTTTAATCGCTAATGCTTTACTTTTTCCACCTGCAATAGCTATTACATTTTTAATTTTTCCTAAATCGTTTATATTTAGACCTATGCTAGGGCTTGAATATACTATATCTCCTTTTTTATTGAAAAAATAACCAAAGGCCTCTCCCTGGACATCATACTGAGTAATATTGTCTACTTCTTCTAAACTTAATTTTCTTCTTTCAGCCATTTCTAAAGGGTTTCCTATTCCATGAATTAAAATTTCTGTTTGCTTGATTAAATTAATTATAGGAGCAATATATGGATCATTAACTAATTGCTCTATAGATGATTTACTCATATGATCGGGTACATGTAGTAATCTATAACTTGCATTTAACTTATCAGCTATTTTTGCAGCTATCGTATTTGCCTGTATCTCTACCTTTTCTCCTAATCCGCCTCTAGCAGGTAAAATTAATAAATCTTGGATATTTTCTGAAACGATATGATTGGCAAATTCAGCTAAAGTATTACCACCTGTTACTGCTATAGTTTTAACTGTTTCTATTATTTTATCCAAATTTAAAGCTGCTACTCTTCCTAATTCTTCTTTTGCAAATGGATCACTGTCGATATCTCCAGTTATAATAATGACATTTTTAATATTTAGGTATGTGCTTAGAGCTTTTTCAAGATTATCTAATCCTTTGATTCCACGAACCAAAGAATCTAATTCTTTTAGCACTCGCTCTCCTAAAGAAGTAATTGTCATCCCTTTAGCATCGGCATTTATTAATTCTTGTTGTCGTAGTGTCTCAACATCATTTCTAATTATTCGTTCGCCAATTTTTAACCTTTCAGATAAAACCCTCCTTCCTATTGGCTCTAGATAACTAATAGTACGTAAACAATCATATCTTCTTTGTACTATTTCAATCATTTCTGGTGCTAACTTACTTAGATAAAGTGCTTTTTCAGACATCTTAATTCTCCTTTTGTCCCACTGATGACGTATATTGTCCCAGTAAAGCTATGATATTTTCTTTTACTTTGTAATCAGGTCAAAAGTCTTTATATAGTATGTGGAAATTTCTTAAATGTTAATTATTTATTTAAAATTCTTTTTTATATAAAAAAATCCCCCCTTTGGGAAGATTTTTTTGTGTTTGAATTGTAACTAACTGATTATTGCTCCTGTTGGACAAGTTTCTGCACAACTACCACATTCGGTGCATAAGTCTTGATCAATTACATAGATATCGCCTTCACTAATCGCATCTACCGGGCATTCAGGTAGACAAGCGCCACAAGCAACACAGTTTTGCGTAATTTTCATATTTATTCCTCCTTTCAGATTTTTCTATTTTATTCGCTAAGGATATTAAAATCCCTGCATACCTTTAATAAGTATTTCTTAATTTTTCAGATATTTCTTCTAGCTTACGCATCCGATGATTTATACCTGATTTTCCAATAGGGGGTTCTAGTAATTCTCCTAACTCTTTAAGGCTTATATCTGGTTGGAGCATTCTTAATTCTGCTACCTGTCTTAAAGGATTCGGAAGTTTATCTAATCCAATTTTTCTTTGGATAAATTCAATATTTTCTACTTGCCTCATTGAAGCATCGATTGTTTTATTTAAATTTGCTGTTTCACAATTAACTAATCTATTGACTCTATTTCGCAATCCTTTTTGAATCCTAATATTTTCAAAATCTAATAAGGCAACGTGGGCACCTACTACATTTAAGAAAGTGACAATTTGCTCACTTTCTTTTAAATAAACAATATTAAATTTTTTCCTTTTACTTATTTTAGCTTTTAAATCAAAAGCAGCTAATAGTTCCACCAAAGAATTAGCATAAATTACATCAGTACAAACAATTTCTAAATGATAAGCATTTTCTGGTGAACTTACTGAACCTGCTCCTAAAAATGTCCCTCTTAAATAACTCCTTTGGCAACACTGATTTTTAGTTATATTACCACATACCTTAGGATTAACTAAAATTCCTTGTTTTGTCACTCCTAATGAATCTAAAATTTTTGCTACCTCATGATGAGGCGGTATTTTAACTAAATAAATATTGTTTTTCTTTAAGCGGTTTTTCCGTAACACTCTTACCTCAGTTTCTACAGTAAATATCATTTTCGCAAGCTTTAGAATTTTTCTAGCTATTGCTGCACTTTCTGTAGTTAGTTCAAGACCCACACAATTATTTTTATTTATTATTATCGTCCCTATCATTCTCACGAGCCCAGCTAATTCAGCTAAATTACAACAATTATCTTCATCAATAATACGTGCTAATTCATTTTTCGTTTTTGCAGAAAAAGACATTTTACTCATTCCTTATCTGTGATCTTTTCCGGAACAGAATATTTTACTTAAATTTCACCTTATCATGTTGCATAAATAGTTCCATAATTGCCATTCCTAAACTCCAAGGATTATGCCTTACTAAAAATGATTCATCAATTAAAGGCTTAGCTACTACCTTTACTTTCATTTTAGCTATTTCATCATAATCAACCTTTACAGGTTCAGATCCTTCTGACTTATATTTAAGTAATAGATTTTTATCCTGAATTATTTGATTATTAACTAAAACATAATCTACAATGCCTGGGTAACTATGTTCCTCAATTGCTCGTATATGTTGACTAACATTATACCCAGTCGTTTCTCCTTGCTGGGTCATTACATTGCAAACATGCATTTTAATAGCCCTACTATTTTTGATGGTTTTTGCCATATCTGCAATTAATAAATTAGGAATAATACTCGTATATAAACTACCAGGTCCTAATACAATTACGTCGGCTTCATTTAAAGAATCTAAGGCTTCTTGAAAAGGTGTCGGATTTTTAGGTTTTATTTCTATCCTTTTAATCGGACTTTGTGCTTTAGGTATATTACTTTCACCATCGATAATAGTTCCGTCATTAAGATGTGCTCTCAATGAAACGTTCTCTAAGGTTGAAGGTACTACCTTCCCTTCTAGAGCTAAAACCCTACTTAATTGTCTAACTGCTATTTCAAAACTACCATAAATATCTGCTAAGGCAGCTATCATTAAGTTTCCTAAACTATGTCCTTTTAATTCATCACCCTCATTAAAACGATATGTAAATAATTCTTCCATTAAAGCTTCTTTTTCAGCTAATGCAACCATACAACTTCTAATATCCCCTGGGGGCAGCATGCCCAGCTGATTTCTAAGTCTTCCTGAACTACCACCATCATCAGCCATGGACACTATTGCTGTAATATCAAAGGAAAGCTTTTTTAATCCTCTTAAAAGATTTGATAATCCTGTGCCCCCACCTAATACAACTATTTTCGGATTTCTTTTAGATATTATTTCTTGGGAAATATTGTTCTTTTTAATAGTAACCATCTTTAGATTGCGCTCCTCTTTTTTCAATATCTCTGTGTTTCACACTTACTTCATAATCCTCTTGTTGTAGTAATTCTCCTAATTTACGAGCTATAGCTACTGATCTATGTTGACCTCCAGTACAACCAATAGCAATCATTAAATGAGCCTTACCTTCTTGTACATAATGCGGGACTAAAAAACTAAGCAACTCATAATATTTAGTTATAAAATCATTACTAATTTCAGATTTAAATACATATTCAGCGACTTGCTGATCCTTACCAGTTAAAGGCCTTAGTTCTTTTAAATAATAAGGATTAGGTAAAAATCTTACATCCATTAAAAGATCTGTATCTAAAGGAATTCCATATTTATAGCCAAAGGACATTACTGTAATATATAAAGACTTATTTTTATCCTTATATCCCCAAACCCTCCTTATTTCTTCCTTTAATTGTAGAGGCTTAAGGTCAGAGGTATCTATGATAATATTTGCCTTCCCTCTTAATTCTTGGAGGAGTTCTCTTTCTACCTTGATACCTTCATAAATATCTCCTTCAGGTGATAAAGGATGTCTTCTCCTAGTTTCTTTAAACCTTTTAACTAACTCTTCGTCTGTGGCCTCTAAAAAAACAATCTCATAGTTAATATCTAATTTATTTAGCTTATCTAGTTCAGCATAAACTTGATTAAAGAATGTTCCTCCTCTAATATCTATCACTACAGCAACCCTATCAATCTTTCCTTCTGACTGAAAACATAAATCTATGAACTTGGGAATTAATGTAGGGGGTAAATTATCTATACAAAAAAATCCTAAATCTTCTAAGCTTTGAACTGCTTGGCTTTTTCCTGCCCCTGATAAACCTGTAATAATTAAAATTTTAACCTTTTCCATACTTACAGCCCCCTTAAAGTTCATAATTATCAGTTCTATAATTCAATACCTGCTCATTTGGTATATTTGCCTTTTTTAAAATTTCTGCACCATAGCCAAATTCTCCTACAGTCTTTGGAAAATGAGCATCACTATTAAC
This genomic interval carries:
- the whiA gene encoding DNA-binding protein WhiA yields the protein MSFSAKTKNELARIIDEDNCCNLAELAGLVRMIGTIIINKNNCVGLELTTESAAIARKILKLAKMIFTVETEVRVLRKNRLKKNNIYLVKIPPHHEVAKILDSLGVTKQGILVNPKVCGNITKNQCCQRSYLRGTFLGAGSVSSPENAYHLEIVCTDVIYANSLVELLAAFDLKAKISKRKKFNIVYLKESEQIVTFLNVVGAHVALLDFENIRIQKGLRNRVNRLVNCETANLNKTIDASMRQVENIEFIQRKIGLDKLPNPLRQVAELRMLQPDISLKELGELLEPPIGKSGINHRMRKLEEISEKLRNTY
- a CDS encoding gluconeogenesis factor YvcK family protein; this encodes MVTIKKNNISQEIISKRNPKIVVLGGGTGLSNLLRGLKKLSFDITAIVSMADDGGSSGRLRNQLGMLPPGDIRSCMVALAEKEALMEELFTYRFNEGDELKGHSLGNLMIAALADIYGSFEIAVRQLSRVLALEGKVVPSTLENVSLRAHLNDGTIIDGESNIPKAQSPIKRIEIKPKNPTPFQEALDSLNEADVIVLGPGSLYTSIIPNLLIADMAKTIKNSRAIKMHVCNVMTQQGETTGYNVSQHIRAIEEHSYPGIVDYVLVNNQIIQDKNLLLKYKSEGSEPVKVDYDEIAKMKVKVVAKPLIDESFLVRHNPWSLGMAIMELFMQHDKVKFK
- the gap gene encoding type I glyceraldehyde-3-phosphate dehydrogenase is translated as MKVKVGINGFGRIGRNVYRAAFDNENIEIVAVNDLTDAKTLAHLLKFDSVHGRFPSKVEVKEDAIIVDGKEVKVLAEKDPANLPWKELGVDIVVESTGRFTSKEQSSKHIEAGAKKVIISAPAKNEDITIVMGVNQEKYDPQSHHIISNASCTTNCLATFVKVIHDNFKIKRGLMTTVHSYTNDQNILDLPHRDLRRARAAGMSIIPTTTGAARAVALVLPELKGKLNGFAMRVPTPNVSVVDLVAELEENVTVEELNMALKNASENELQGFLGYSDEPLVSRDYNGDSHSSIVDALSTHVIEDNLVKVVAWYDNEWGYSCRVVDLIQYIGNKLD
- the rapZ gene encoding RNase adapter RapZ — its product is MEKVKILIITGLSGAGKSQAVQSLEDLGFFCIDNLPPTLIPKFIDLCFQSEGKIDRVAVVIDIRGGTFFNQVYAELDKLNKLDINYEIVFLEATDEELVKRFKETRRRHPLSPEGDIYEGIKVERELLQELRGKANIIIDTSDLKPLQLKEEIRRVWGYKDKNKSLYITVMSFGYKYGIPLDTDLLMDVRFLPNPYYLKELRPLTGKDQQVAEYVFKSEISNDFITKYYELLSFLVPHYVQEGKAHLMIAIGCTGGQHRSVAIARKLGELLQQEDYEVSVKHRDIEKRGAQSKDGYY
- a CDS encoding sugar-binding transcriptional regulator; the protein is MSEKALYLSKLAPEMIEIVQRRYDCLRTISYLEPIGRRVLSERLKIGERIIRNDVETLRQQELINADAKGMTITSLGERVLKELDSLVRGIKGLDNLEKALSTYLNIKNVIIITGDIDSDPFAKEELGRVAALNLDKIIETVKTIAVTGGNTLAEFANHIVSENIQDLLILPARGGLGEKVEIQANTIAAKIADKLNASYRLLHVPDHMSKSSIEQLVNDPYIAPIINLIKQTEILIHGIGNPLEMAERRKLSLEEVDNITQYDVQGEAFGYFFNKKGDIVYSSPSIGLNINDLGKIKNVIAIAGGKSKALAIKAVTKAGFIDCLITDEGAARSILEIFETK
- the tpiA gene encoding triose-phosphate isomerase, giving the protein MRKPVIAANWKMYKTTNEAKNFVKQFKPLVEKNTEVEIVLCVPYTSLESLSEELKNEQIGLGAQNMYPINQGAFTGEISAEMLLNLGIKYVIIGHSERRQIFNETDEFIKQKLEKALVVGLTPILCIGETLEERESGATLTKCKTQIESAIQGVPKENLPKIIIAYEPIWAIGTGKTASPEDAEETIKGIRSIIAEIFDIEAAQKVRIQYGGSVNPENIKDLMSKDNIDGALVGGASLEATSFAQIVNYKG
- a CDS encoding DUF362 domain-containing protein, which translates into the protein MKITQNCVACGACLPECPVDAISEGDIYVIDQDLCTECGSCAETCPTGAIIS
- a CDS encoding phosphoglycerate kinase yields the protein MDKKTVKDIEVKGKKVLVRVDFNVPRDKGKITDDTRIKAALPTINYLHEQGAKVILVTHLGRPKGNVMDEFRLDEVANRLGELIGKKVIKTPETVGEETKNVIDNMEDGDVILLENVRFNPGETKNDSEFTKELASLAEIYVNDAFGTAHRAHSSTTGVAEYLPAVAGFLLEKELRELSRAIDNPPKPYVAIIGGAKISDKIGVIENLVNKVDALIIGGGMANTFLKAKNYKIGKSLLEESKVQLATELIQKAKEKGVKLLTPIDAVVANSIEDRSEILNVSIDSIPSDKMVLDIGQDTIDLYTKSLEGAKLVFWNGPMGVFEVEEFSKGTKAIAQKVASLDAISIIGGGDSVAAVKQAGLDGNITHISTGGGASLEFLEGKELPGVKILNDK
- the gpmI gene encoding 2,3-bisphosphoglycerate-independent phosphoglycerate mutase, whose translation is MRPLALIVLDGWGLSECDDPNSNAISRAKKPNFDSIWNKYPHANLKASGENVGLPDGQMGNSEVGHLNIGAGRVVYQELTRINKAVREKTLASNPVLKEALEKCKNENKPLHLLGLLSDGGVHSHIQHLFALLDIASEMGINDIFIHAFLDGRDVSPTSSITYIEQLEDKLQELGRGKIATIMGRYYAMDRDNRWDRVELAYKAMVLGEGDKAPLAKSAIEQSYDKKIIDEFIKPTVIVDQKGESIAQIKQDDVVVFYNFRADRAREISRVFVDKDFTYFKRSESCTNIHYVCMTQYDKDIKAPVIFSPQNLKNTLGEVLSAEGIKQLRIAETEKYAHVTFFFNGGVEDPNPGEERVLIPSPKVATYNLQPEMSAELVTQKLIEEINTEKYGFILLNFANPDMVGHTGDIEATVKAIETVDNCLGKVLTAMEKVKGKILITADHGNAESMFDPETGKPITAHTCNLVPFILVAEELKSIKLKETGSLQDIAPTVLNLLNIEKPAEMTGNSLVNN